One genomic segment of Burkholderia multivorans ATCC BAA-247 includes these proteins:
- a CDS encoding (2Fe-2S)-binding protein produces the protein MVTLNINNRRAEVDADPSTPVLWVLRDNLGLTGTKFGCGTGDCGACTVHVDGRPVHSCTLALSSVGSARITTSEHLADDAVGKAVLDAWLRHDVAQCGYCQSGQMMSAAGLLRSNKAPSDADIDSAMAGNLCRCATYQRIRAAIHDAARALA, from the coding sequence ATGGTGACGTTGAACATCAATAACCGGCGGGCGGAAGTCGACGCCGATCCGTCGACGCCGGTGCTCTGGGTGCTGCGCGACAACCTCGGGCTGACGGGCACCAAGTTCGGCTGCGGGACGGGCGACTGCGGCGCATGTACCGTGCACGTCGACGGCCGGCCGGTGCACAGCTGCACGCTGGCGCTGTCGTCAGTGGGCAGCGCGCGCATCACGACCTCCGAGCACCTGGCCGACGATGCGGTCGGCAAGGCCGTCCTCGATGCGTGGCTTCGGCACGACGTCGCGCAATGCGGCTACTGCCAGAGCGGCCAGATGATGAGTGCGGCCGGCCTGCTGCGCAGCAACAAGGCGCCGAGCGATGCCGATATCGACAGCGCGATGGCCGGCAATCTGTGCCGTTGCGCCACCTACCAGCGCATCCGCGCCGCGATTCACGATGCGGCACGGGCACTCGCCTGA
- a CDS encoding transglutaminase family protein: MVTSKHTTKTPAGAVDATPPATADAAPGRLLRVTHDTEYRYAARVESAQHQARLQPLATPRQQLLSFSLDIEPAPESIGTEIDAFGNARASFALNQPHDALFVRSRSTVRVSAPAWSKGARGKPPQAIAHPAAAHATAWEAVRERLQFRAGQPYDAASEFVFASPHVPCDPALAAYAAASFTPGRPLVQAAWDLMRRIHADFAYTPNSTDITTTALDALRLRKGVCQDFAHVMIGALRSLGLAARYVSGYLLTQPPPGQPRLIGADASHAWAAVYDPAWPEDGGWLQLDPTNDRAPGDDYVMLSIGRDYADVAPLRGVIRGGGAGQELKVAVTVEPLDD, from the coding sequence ATGGTGACGTCGAAACACACAACGAAGACGCCGGCCGGAGCGGTCGACGCGACGCCGCCCGCCACGGCGGATGCCGCGCCGGGCCGGCTGCTGCGCGTCACGCACGATACCGAATACCGTTATGCGGCGCGCGTCGAATCGGCGCAGCATCAGGCGCGGCTGCAGCCGCTCGCGACGCCGCGCCAGCAGCTGCTGTCGTTCTCGCTCGACATCGAGCCCGCGCCCGAATCGATCGGCACCGAGATCGATGCGTTCGGCAACGCGCGTGCGTCGTTTGCGCTGAATCAGCCGCACGATGCGCTGTTCGTGCGCAGCCGCAGCACCGTGCGCGTGAGCGCGCCCGCCTGGTCGAAGGGCGCGCGCGGGAAGCCGCCGCAGGCTATCGCGCATCCCGCCGCCGCGCATGCGACCGCCTGGGAAGCCGTGCGCGAGCGCCTGCAGTTTCGCGCGGGGCAGCCGTACGATGCGGCGAGCGAGTTCGTGTTCGCGTCGCCGCACGTGCCGTGCGATCCGGCGCTCGCCGCGTATGCGGCCGCGAGCTTCACGCCCGGTCGGCCGCTCGTTCAGGCCGCATGGGATCTGATGCGGCGCATTCACGCCGACTTCGCGTACACGCCGAACAGCACCGACATCACGACGACCGCGCTCGATGCATTGCGGCTGCGTAAAGGCGTGTGCCAGGATTTCGCGCACGTGATGATCGGCGCGCTGCGCTCGCTGGGGCTCGCCGCGCGCTACGTCAGCGGCTATCTGCTGACGCAGCCGCCGCCCGGGCAACCGCGCCTGATCGGCGCGGACGCGTCGCATGCATGGGCCGCCGTGTACGACCCGGCGTGGCCCGAAGACGGCGGCTGGCTGCAGCTCGATCCGACCAACGATCGCGCGCCCGGCGACGACTACGTGATGCTGTCGATCGGCCGCGACTATGCGGACGTGGCGCCGCTGCGCGGCGTGATTCGCGGGGGCGGGGCGGGGCAGGAGCTGAAGGTCGCCGTGACGGTCGAGCCGCTGGACGATTGA
- a CDS encoding circularly permuted type 2 ATP-grasp protein, giving the protein MPTLFDTGAHPDAAELAAALAAPAAAGRYDELRGSVAGLHAPALAPAWRSFFTAIGSDGVADLDRRADALQRRMRENGLFYQLHEQRAGDGAAGPWSLDLLPMIVTPEDWVAIERGVLQRVRLLNATMADLYGPQTILARGLLPPALVTGHPGYLRAMRGARVPGDTWLHVVAFDLARGPDGQWRMVAQHTQGAAGLGYLLENRLIVSRLFPRGFRGLRVQRLASAYRSLLQSLQALSPARRNSRIVLLTPGPHSATYFEHAYLARYLGLTLVEGGDLTARDNRVFLKTLRGLEPVHGILRRVDDAWLDPLELRPDSLLGVPGLLQAVRAGNVLLANAPGSGFLESPGMLGFMPRLAEAVLGETLTLPAVHSWWCGEAAACDDALPQLARSIVRPSYPADGASAGVQEPVIGARLTQAQLAEWRARILARPEQYTVQADLPLSQAPTWRTHGAPDGNGSARIVPKPLLLRVFALADGAQRWRLLPGGLSRVGTRDALFNAPMPRGGSTVDTWVMTEGIVDSTTLLQTRLGPDDLVERPRAIASRAAENLFWLGRYTERATNLMRLARAALERLRGEDDVESPAHLELIDALCRDTGLVAADAPNAVDAPGAFQHALATSLTRGADRTSGIAACLFGMRGAAAAIRERLSSDQWRLIDDATQLFADSADHPEAEEQIGNEALQLLERLGLLLGAITGAQTDNMTRDDGWRLLSIGRQIDRLDFLCSVLRFAFDGGAVHRQDGFELVLELFDSTITFRSRFQRGFDVAPLLSLVVLDTDNPRSLGWVVQALRGRLTKVERSEGYALSELAETIPDVAAWSLHELCETGDDGRHEALLAALDATAKAVWELSNRIGERYFSHVREAGRALW; this is encoded by the coding sequence ATGCCCACGCTCTTCGATACCGGCGCACACCCGGATGCGGCCGAGCTGGCCGCCGCGCTCGCCGCGCCGGCCGCCGCCGGCCGCTACGACGAACTGCGCGGCAGCGTGGCGGGCCTCCATGCGCCCGCGCTCGCGCCGGCGTGGCGCAGCTTCTTCACCGCGATAGGCAGCGACGGCGTTGCCGATCTGGACCGCCGCGCGGACGCACTGCAGCGGCGCATGCGCGAGAACGGCCTGTTCTATCAGCTGCACGAACAGCGCGCCGGCGACGGCGCGGCCGGCCCGTGGTCGCTCGACCTGCTGCCGATGATCGTCACGCCCGAGGACTGGGTCGCGATCGAGCGCGGCGTGCTGCAGCGCGTGCGGCTGCTCAACGCGACGATGGCCGACCTCTACGGCCCGCAGACGATCCTCGCGCGCGGCCTGCTGCCGCCCGCGCTCGTCACCGGACATCCCGGCTATCTGCGCGCGATGCGCGGCGCGCGCGTGCCGGGCGATACCTGGCTGCACGTCGTCGCCTTCGATCTCGCGCGCGGGCCGGACGGCCAGTGGCGGATGGTCGCGCAGCACACGCAGGGCGCGGCCGGCCTCGGCTATCTGCTCGAAAACCGGTTGATCGTGTCGCGGCTCTTTCCGCGCGGCTTTCGCGGGCTGCGCGTGCAGCGGCTCGCGTCCGCGTACCGGTCGCTGCTGCAGAGCCTGCAGGCGCTCAGCCCGGCGCGGCGCAATTCGCGCATCGTCCTGCTGACGCCGGGGCCGCACAGCGCGACCTATTTCGAGCATGCGTACCTCGCGCGCTACCTCGGCCTCACGCTCGTCGAAGGCGGCGACCTCACCGCGCGCGACAACCGCGTGTTCCTGAAGACGCTGCGCGGGCTCGAGCCCGTGCACGGCATCCTGCGGCGCGTCGACGACGCGTGGCTCGATCCGCTCGAGCTGCGCCCCGATTCGCTGCTCGGCGTGCCGGGGCTGCTGCAGGCCGTGCGCGCGGGCAACGTGCTGCTGGCGAATGCGCCGGGTTCCGGCTTTCTCGAATCGCCGGGCATGCTCGGCTTCATGCCGCGTCTGGCGGAAGCCGTGCTTGGCGAGACGCTCACGCTGCCGGCCGTGCATTCGTGGTGGTGCGGCGAAGCGGCCGCGTGCGACGACGCGTTGCCGCAGCTCGCGCGCAGCATCGTACGGCCGTCGTATCCGGCCGACGGCGCGTCGGCCGGCGTGCAGGAACCGGTGATCGGCGCGCGGCTCACGCAGGCGCAGCTTGCCGAATGGCGCGCGCGGATTCTCGCGCGGCCCGAGCAATACACGGTGCAGGCCGACTTGCCGCTGTCGCAGGCGCCGACGTGGCGCACGCACGGCGCGCCGGACGGCAACGGCAGCGCGCGCATCGTGCCGAAGCCGCTGCTGCTGCGCGTGTTCGCGCTCGCCGATGGCGCGCAGCGTTGGCGATTGCTGCCGGGCGGGCTGTCGCGCGTCGGCACGCGCGACGCGCTGTTCAATGCGCCGATGCCGCGCGGCGGCAGCACCGTCGATACGTGGGTGATGACCGAGGGCATCGTCGATTCGACGACGCTGCTGCAGACGCGTCTCGGCCCCGACGATCTCGTCGAACGGCCGCGCGCGATCGCGAGCCGGGCGGCCGAGAACCTGTTCTGGCTCGGCCGCTACACCGAACGCGCGACCAACCTGATGCGGCTCGCGCGCGCGGCGCTCGAGCGGCTGCGCGGCGAAGACGATGTCGAGAGCCCCGCGCACCTCGAGCTGATCGACGCGCTGTGCCGCGACACGGGGCTCGTCGCGGCCGATGCGCCGAATGCCGTCGATGCGCCGGGCGCGTTTCAGCACGCGCTCGCGACGTCGCTCACGCGCGGTGCAGATCGCACGTCGGGGATCGCGGCCTGCCTGTTCGGGATGCGCGGCGCGGCCGCCGCGATTCGCGAGCGGTTGTCGAGCGACCAGTGGCGGCTGATCGACGACGCGACGCAACTGTTCGCGGACAGCGCCGATCATCCGGAAGCCGAAGAGCAGATCGGCAACGAAGCGCTGCAGCTGCTCGAGCGCCTCGGCCTGCTGCTCGGCGCGATCACCGGCGCGCAGACCGACAACATGACGCGCGACGACGGCTGGCGGCTGCTGTCGATCGGCCGGCAGATCGACCGCCTCGACTTTCTGTGCAGTGTGCTGCGCTTCGCGTTCGACGGCGGCGCCGTGCATCGTCAGGACGGCTTCGAGCTCGTGCTCGAACTGTTCGACAGCACGATCACGTTCCGCTCGCGGTTCCAGCGCGGTTTCGACGTCGCGCCGCTGCTGTCGCTCGTCGTGCTCGACACCGACAACCCGCGTTCGCTCGGCTGGGTCGTGCAGGCGCTGCGCGGCCGGCTGACGAAGGTCGAGCGCAGCGAGGGCTATGCGTTGTCCGAACTGGCCGAAACGATTCCGGACGTCGCCGCATGGTCGCTGCACGAGCTCTGCGAGACCGGCGACGACGGCCGGCACGAGGCGCTGCTCGCCGCGCTCGATGCGACGGCGAAGGCCGTGTGGGAACTGTCGAACCGCATCGGCGAGCGCTATTTCAGCCACGTGCGCGAGGCGGGCAGAGCGCTATGGTGA
- a CDS encoding DUF2126 domain-containing protein, with protein sequence MPIHVALHHATRYCYDRLVNLGPQIVRLRPAPHCRTPIVAYSMTVEPARHFINWQQDPFSNHLARLVFPERTDHFDITIDLVAEMSVYNPFDFFLESSAEQYPFSYDEALKIELAPYLACDPQTSAAPAFRAYLDGVDRTPAGTVNFLVALNQRLQRDIRYLVRMEPGVQTPAQTLELGSGSCRDSGWLLVQLCRHLGIAARFVSGYLIQLAPDQKSLDGPSGTSVDFTDLHAWCEVYLPGAGWIGFDPTSGLLAGEGHIPLACTPQPTSAAPVDGLIDECEVAFEHEMTVTRVYESPRVTKPYSDAQWQAVRALGTQVDGALAAGDVRLTQGGEPTFVSIDDRDGAEWNTDALGPTKRGYATALVQRLRAEYGRGGFLHVGQGKWYPGEQLPRWAMSIFWRADGEPVWDDPSLFADEREPSALSTADAKRFIDTLAARLGLSGEFIRPGYEDVWYYLWRERRLPVNVDPFDSRVDDELERARLRKVFDQRLDSVVGYVLPIRRADGPPPLDGPRWQTGPWFFRDERMYLVPGDSPMGYRLPLDSLPWVAAGDYPHLYERDPFAPAEALPDAAALRARYGGPAASADAGAAPRYVPGVHREAPAQTVMQWLDDGKRDDAQDAQDAHDTHASRYPDRFESAAWVTRTALCAQVRDGILYLFMPPLAALDDYLHLLAAIEATAQALGVKLVLEGYPPPRDARLKMLQVTPDPGVIEVNVHPAANFDDLVAQTEFLYDAAWQSRLSSEKFMVDGRHVGTGGGNHVVLGGATPADSPFLRRPDLLASLIAYWLNHPSLSYLFSGLFIGPTSQAPRVDEARNDQLYELDIAFAAIRRHVQGGEPTPPWLVDRVLRNLLIDVTGNTHRSEFCIDKLYSPDSSTGRLGLLELRAFEMPPHARMSIVQQLLLRALIARFWAAPYTTPLTRWGTALHDRFMLPAFVKMDFDDVLNELRDSGFAFDAAWFAPHFEFRFPLFGQIAVNGMQLTLRGALEPWHVMGEEGAVGGTVRYVDSSVERLEVRVTGLNDNRHVVTVNGRALPLQPTGTAGEYVAGVRYKAWSPPSALHPTLGVDAPLTFDVVDTWLQRSLGGCRYHVAHPGGRNYATFPVNAYEAESRRLARFVAMGHTPGRMDVAAAAPSREFPFTLDLRRP encoded by the coding sequence ATGCCCATCCACGTCGCGCTGCACCACGCCACCCGCTATTGCTACGACCGGCTCGTCAATCTCGGCCCGCAGATCGTGCGGCTGCGTCCCGCGCCGCACTGCCGGACGCCGATCGTCGCGTATTCGATGACGGTCGAGCCCGCCCGGCACTTCATCAACTGGCAGCAGGACCCGTTCTCGAACCATCTTGCGCGGCTCGTGTTTCCCGAACGCACCGACCATTTCGACATCACGATCGATCTGGTCGCCGAGATGTCGGTGTACAACCCGTTCGACTTCTTCCTCGAAAGCAGCGCGGAGCAGTATCCGTTCAGCTATGACGAGGCGCTGAAGATCGAACTCGCGCCGTATCTCGCCTGCGATCCGCAGACGAGCGCCGCGCCGGCGTTCCGCGCGTATCTCGACGGCGTCGATCGCACGCCGGCCGGCACCGTGAATTTCCTGGTCGCGCTGAATCAGCGGCTGCAGCGCGACATCCGCTATCTCGTGCGGATGGAGCCCGGCGTGCAGACGCCCGCGCAGACGCTCGAGCTCGGCTCGGGATCGTGCCGCGACAGCGGCTGGCTGCTCGTGCAGCTGTGCCGGCATCTCGGCATCGCCGCGCGCTTCGTGTCCGGCTATCTGATCCAGCTTGCGCCCGACCAGAAGTCGCTCGACGGCCCGAGCGGCACGTCGGTCGATTTCACCGACCTGCATGCGTGGTGCGAGGTCTATCTGCCGGGCGCCGGCTGGATCGGCTTCGATCCGACGTCGGGCCTGCTCGCCGGCGAAGGGCACATTCCGCTCGCCTGTACGCCGCAGCCGACGAGCGCGGCGCCGGTCGACGGGCTGATCGACGAATGCGAGGTCGCGTTCGAACACGAGATGACCGTCACGCGCGTGTACGAATCGCCGCGCGTGACGAAGCCGTATTCCGACGCGCAGTGGCAGGCGGTGCGCGCGCTCGGCACGCAGGTCGACGGCGCGCTCGCGGCCGGCGACGTGCGGCTCACGCAGGGCGGCGAGCCGACCTTCGTGTCGATCGACGACCGCGACGGCGCCGAATGGAACACCGACGCGCTGGGGCCGACCAAGCGCGGCTATGCGACGGCGCTCGTGCAGCGGCTGCGCGCCGAATACGGCCGCGGCGGCTTTCTGCATGTCGGGCAGGGCAAGTGGTATCCGGGCGAGCAGCTGCCGCGCTGGGCGATGTCGATCTTCTGGCGCGCGGACGGCGAGCCTGTGTGGGACGACCCGTCGTTGTTCGCGGACGAACGCGAGCCGTCCGCGCTGAGCACCGCCGACGCGAAGCGCTTCATCGACACGCTCGCGGCACGGCTCGGGCTGAGCGGCGAGTTCATCCGGCCCGGCTACGAAGACGTCTGGTATTACCTGTGGCGCGAACGCCGGCTGCCCGTCAACGTCGATCCGTTCGATTCGCGCGTCGACGACGAGCTCGAACGGGCGCGGCTACGCAAGGTGTTCGACCAGCGGCTCGACAGCGTCGTCGGCTACGTGCTGCCGATCCGGCGCGCGGACGGCCCGCCGCCGCTCGACGGTCCGCGCTGGCAGACCGGCCCGTGGTTCTTCCGCGACGAGCGCATGTATCTGGTGCCGGGCGATTCGCCGATGGGCTACCGGCTGCCGCTCGATTCGCTGCCGTGGGTGGCGGCCGGCGACTATCCGCATCTGTACGAACGCGATCCGTTCGCGCCGGCCGAGGCATTGCCCGATGCCGCCGCATTGCGCGCGCGCTATGGCGGCCCGGCCGCGTCGGCCGATGCGGGCGCCGCGCCGCGCTACGTGCCCGGTGTGCATCGCGAAGCGCCGGCGCAGACGGTGATGCAGTGGCTCGACGACGGCAAGCGCGACGACGCGCAGGACGCGCAGGACGCGCACGACACCCACGCATCGCGCTACCCCGACCGCTTCGAATCGGCCGCGTGGGTCACGCGCACCGCGCTCTGCGCGCAAGTGCGCGACGGCATCCTGTATCTGTTCATGCCGCCGCTCGCCGCGCTCGACGACTACCTGCACCTGCTCGCGGCAATCGAGGCGACCGCGCAGGCGCTCGGCGTGAAGCTCGTGCTCGAAGGCTATCCGCCGCCGCGCGACGCGCGGCTGAAGATGCTGCAGGTGACGCCCGATCCCGGCGTGATCGAGGTGAACGTTCATCCGGCCGCGAATTTCGACGACCTCGTCGCGCAGACCGAATTCCTGTACGACGCCGCGTGGCAGTCGCGGCTTTCGAGCGAGAAATTCATGGTCGACGGCCGCCACGTCGGCACCGGCGGCGGCAACCACGTCGTGCTCGGCGGCGCGACGCCGGCCGACAGCCCGTTCCTGCGCCGCCCGGATCTGCTCGCGAGCCTGATCGCGTACTGGCTCAACCATCCGTCGCTGTCGTATCTGTTTTCCGGGCTTTTCATCGGGCCGACGAGCCAGGCGCCGCGCGTCGACGAAGCGCGCAACGATCAGCTCTACGAGCTCGACATCGCGTTCGCGGCGATCCGGCGTCACGTGCAGGGCGGCGAGCCGACGCCGCCCTGGCTCGTCGATCGCGTGCTGCGCAACCTGCTGATCGACGTGACCGGCAACACGCACCGCAGCGAGTTCTGCATCGACAAGCTGTATTCGCCCGATTCGTCGACGGGCCGGCTCGGCCTGCTCGAACTGCGCGCGTTCGAGATGCCGCCGCATGCGCGGATGAGCATCGTGCAGCAACTGCTGCTGCGCGCGCTGATCGCCCGCTTCTGGGCCGCGCCGTATACGACGCCGCTCACGCGCTGGGGCACCGCGCTGCACGATCGCTTCATGCTGCCCGCCTTCGTGAAGATGGACTTCGACGACGTGCTGAACGAACTGCGCGACAGCGGCTTCGCGTTCGACGCCGCGTGGTTCGCGCCGCACTTCGAATTCCGCTTCCCGCTGTTCGGCCAGATCGCCGTAAACGGGATGCAGCTGACGCTGCGCGGCGCGCTCGAGCCGTGGCACGTGATGGGCGAGGAGGGCGCGGTGGGCGGCACCGTCCGCTATGTCGATTCGTCGGTCGAGCGGCTCGAAGTGCGCGTGACGGGGCTGAACGACAACCGGCACGTCGTGACCGTCAACGGCCGCGCGCTGCCGCTGCAGCCGACCGGCACGGCCGGCGAATATGTCGCGGGCGTGCGCTACAAGGCGTGGTCGCCGCCGTCGGCGCTGCACCCGACGCTCGGCGTCGATGCGCCGCTGACGTTCGACGTCGTCGATACGTGGCTGCAGCGCTCGCTCGGCGGCTGCCGGTATCACGTCGCGCATCCGGGCGGGCGCAATTACGCGACGTTTCCGGTCAATGCCTACGAAGCCGAAAGCCGCCGGCTCGCGCGTTTCGTCGCGATGGGACACACGCCGGGGCGGATGGACGTCGCGGCGGCCGCGCCGAGCCGCGAATTCCCGTTCACGCTCGACTTGCGCCGGCCCTGA
- a CDS encoding transglutaminase family protein — MRLAIRHISRYQFDERATHALQRLRLRPQSGPGQTVRAWQVTIDGAEPTLSYADGLGNRIDLVRHDRGAKPEIVVVAAGVVETQDRAGIVGDPDGYAPPWLFERDTVLTKAGDVVRALAGALPLEPRSLDALHWLMTAVHERIAYARDGTDTPVDAETALQSGEGTSRDHAHAFIAAARALKIPARFVSGYVLADGAMQRVADAKQNAGGEREKALALQIGDGMQQVLGASHAGQSQSQSQGPAHAQAALDARPQPVALMQPPAGHAWAEAHVDGLGWVGFDPFMNRCPDERYVRIAVGLDCRDAQPVTGIGAIAVGVDISVAQSPELV, encoded by the coding sequence ATGCGACTCGCGATCCGACACATCTCGCGTTACCAGTTCGACGAGCGGGCGACGCACGCGCTGCAGCGCCTGCGGCTGCGCCCGCAATCAGGGCCCGGCCAGACGGTGCGCGCCTGGCAGGTCACGATCGACGGCGCCGAGCCGACGCTGTCCTACGCCGACGGCCTCGGCAACCGCATCGATCTCGTGCGGCACGATCGCGGCGCGAAACCGGAGATCGTCGTCGTCGCGGCCGGCGTCGTCGAGACGCAGGACCGGGCCGGCATCGTCGGCGATCCCGACGGCTATGCGCCGCCGTGGCTGTTCGAGCGCGACACCGTGCTGACGAAAGCGGGCGACGTCGTGCGCGCGCTGGCCGGCGCGCTGCCGCTCGAGCCGCGCAGCCTCGACGCACTGCACTGGTTGATGACCGCGGTGCACGAGCGCATCGCCTATGCGCGGGACGGCACCGACACGCCGGTCGATGCGGAGACCGCGCTGCAAAGCGGCGAAGGGACGAGCCGCGACCATGCGCATGCGTTCATCGCGGCCGCGCGCGCGCTGAAGATCCCGGCGCGCTTCGTCTCCGGCTATGTGCTGGCCGACGGCGCGATGCAGCGCGTCGCCGACGCGAAGCAGAACGCCGGCGGCGAACGCGAAAAGGCGCTTGCGCTGCAGATCGGCGACGGCATGCAGCAGGTGCTCGGCGCATCGCACGCCGGGCAGTCGCAGTCGCAATCGCAAGGCCCGGCGCATGCGCAGGCGGCGCTCGATGCGCGGCCGCAGCCCGTCGCGCTGATGCAACCGCCGGCCGGTCACGCGTGGGCCGAGGCGCATGTCGACGGGCTCGGCTGGGTCGGCTTCGATCCGTTCATGAACCGTTGCCCGGACGAGCGCTACGTGCGCATCGCGGTCGGGCTCGACTGCCGCGATGCGCAGCCGGTGACCGGCATCGGCGCGATCGCCGTGGGCGTCGACATCAGCGTCGCGCAGTCTCCGGAACTTGTCTGA
- a CDS encoding alpha-E domain-containing protein, protein MLLGRTASGLYWMYRYIERAENIARIVDAGLRMALTRTSDAPAEWSSVLVSSGADHGYRQKYDAYAADTVTDYLLRDRDNPSSVLSCIDAARSNARMVRTALTREAWESVNGAWLALRRAFAQPVPESALPAVLDEVKRETAMILGSFYSTMLRNEIFDFAQIGAFVERADNTARILDVKYHLLLPSVSHVGTILDNYQWETILRCVAAHRSYRWVYDVQYKPVNIADYLILNGRMPRSLRYCYGRVVSSLNLLAKDYGVTHPCHDTAAKILQMLSDTSVERIFKSGLHEFLTDFIGRNNNLGVDIAEAYNFD, encoded by the coding sequence ATGCTTCTGGGACGGACTGCGAGCGGCCTCTACTGGATGTACCGCTATATCGAGCGCGCGGAGAACATCGCGCGCATCGTCGATGCCGGGCTGAGGATGGCGCTCACGCGCACGTCGGACGCGCCCGCCGAATGGTCGTCGGTGCTCGTCAGCTCGGGCGCCGACCACGGCTACCGGCAGAAATACGACGCGTATGCGGCCGATACGGTGACCGACTATCTGCTGCGCGACCGCGACAACCCGTCGAGCGTGCTGTCGTGCATCGACGCCGCGCGCTCGAACGCGCGGATGGTGCGCACGGCGCTCACGCGCGAGGCGTGGGAGAGCGTGAACGGCGCGTGGCTCGCGCTGCGGCGTGCCTTCGCGCAGCCGGTGCCGGAAAGCGCGCTGCCGGCGGTGCTCGACGAGGTGAAGCGCGAAACCGCGATGATCCTCGGCAGCTTCTACAGCACGATGCTGCGCAACGAGATCTTCGACTTCGCGCAGATCGGCGCGTTCGTCGAGCGCGCGGACAACACCGCGCGAATCCTCGACGTCAAGTACCACCTGCTGCTGCCGTCGGTGTCGCACGTCGGCACGATTCTCGACAACTACCAATGGGAGACGATCCTGCGCTGCGTGGCCGCGCACCGGTCGTACCGCTGGGTGTACGACGTGCAGTACAAGCCGGTGAACATCGCCGACTACCTGATCCTGAACGGCCGCATGCCGCGTTCGCTGCGCTATTGCTACGGGCGCGTCGTGTCGAGCCTGAACCTGCTCGCGAAGGATTACGGCGTCACGCATCCGTGTCACGACACGGCGGCGAAGATTCTGCAGATGTTGTCCGACACGTCGGTCGAGCGGATCTTCAAGAGCGGGCTGCACGAATTCCTGACCGATTTCATCGGCCGCAACAACAACCTCGGCGTCGACATCGCCGAGGCATACAACTTCGACTGA
- a CDS encoding circularly permuted type 2 ATP-grasp protein: MKPFDEMLQSGDTVRLPYARLKQWLDTQNPASLAQKAHDAEGVFRRTGITFAVYGDAEAAERLIPFDIVPRIISGAEWNRLSLGIEQRVMALNAFLDDIYHRQEIVRAGIVPKHLIAHNDAFLPEMIDFRPPGNVYTHIIGVDIVRTGENDFYVLEDNARTPSGVSYMLENRETMMQLFPELFQQVKVRPVETYPQMLRQSLAAVCPPGGNADNPTVAVLTPGIHNSAYYEHSFLADQMGVHLVEGSDLQVIDGRVAMRTTEGFQPIDVLYRRVDDAFLDPLTFRADSVLGVAGIMDVYRAGNITIANAPGTGIADDKAIYSYMPEIVEFYTGRKALLQNVPTWRCGDADSLKYVLDHLDELVVKEVHGSGGYGMLVGPCASKAELDAFATKLRVRPANYIAQPTLALSTTPILTEAGLAPRHVDLRPFVLVSDRIRITPGGLTRVALKEGSLVVNSSQGGGTKDTWVLAD; encoded by the coding sequence ATGAAACCGTTCGATGAAATGCTGCAATCCGGCGACACGGTCAGGCTGCCTTATGCGCGCCTGAAGCAATGGCTCGACACGCAGAACCCCGCGAGCCTCGCCCAGAAAGCCCACGACGCGGAAGGCGTGTTCCGCAGGACGGGCATCACGTTCGCCGTCTACGGCGACGCGGAGGCCGCCGAGCGGCTGATTCCGTTCGACATCGTTCCGCGCATCATCTCGGGCGCGGAATGGAACCGGCTGTCGCTCGGCATCGAGCAGCGCGTGATGGCGCTCAATGCGTTCCTCGACGACATCTATCACCGCCAGGAGATCGTTCGCGCGGGCATCGTGCCGAAACACCTGATCGCGCACAACGATGCGTTCCTGCCTGAGATGATCGACTTCCGGCCGCCGGGGAACGTTTATACGCACATCATCGGCGTCGACATCGTGCGCACCGGCGAGAACGACTTCTACGTGCTCGAGGACAACGCGCGCACGCCGTCCGGCGTGTCCTACATGCTGGAAAACCGCGAGACGATGATGCAGCTGTTTCCGGAGCTGTTCCAGCAGGTGAAGGTGCGCCCGGTCGAAACCTATCCGCAGATGCTGCGCCAGTCGCTGGCGGCCGTCTGTCCGCCGGGCGGCAACGCGGACAACCCGACCGTCGCCGTGCTGACGCCCGGCATCCACAATTCGGCCTACTACGAGCATTCGTTCCTCGCCGACCAGATGGGCGTGCATCTGGTCGAAGGCAGCGACCTGCAGGTGATCGACGGGCGCGTCGCGATGCGCACGACCGAGGGCTTCCAGCCGATCGACGTGCTTTATCGCCGCGTCGACGACGCGTTTCTCGATCCGCTCACGTTCCGCGCCGATTCGGTGCTCGGCGTCGCGGGGATCATGGACGTCTACCGCGCCGGCAACATCACGATCGCGAACGCGCCCGGCACCGGCATCGCCGACGACAAGGCGATCTATTCGTACATGCCGGAGATCGTCGAGTTCTACACGGGCCGCAAGGCGCTGCTGCAGAACGTGCCGACCTGGCGCTGCGGCGACGCCGACAGCCTGAAGTACGTGCTCGATCATCTCGACGAACTGGTGGTCAAGGAAGTGCACGGCTCCGGCGGCTACGGGATGCTCGTCGGGCCGTGCGCATCGAAGGCCGAACTCGATGCGTTCGCAACGAAGCTGCGCGTGCGTCCCGCGAACTACATCGCGCAGCCGACGCTCGCGCTGTCCACGACGCCGATCCTCACCGAAGCGGGGCTCGCACCGCGGCACGTCGATCTGCGCCCGTTCGTACTCGTGTCCGACCGCATCCGCATCACGCCGGGCGGGCTCACGCGCGTCGCGCTCAAGGAGGGATCGCTGGTCGTCAATTCGAGCCAGGGCGGCGGCACCAAGGACACCTGGGTGCTGGCCGACTGA